A window from Onychostoma macrolepis isolate SWU-2019 chromosome 07, ASM1243209v1, whole genome shotgun sequence encodes these proteins:
- the LOC131543886 gene encoding obscurin-like, translated as MRMSPSPQWRLVRSLVPYSCRPGKSDLGTGAHLRTATDSPRSTLTVTPKTIFTGETVNLTCVIESDHSNWRYEWFKDSVMLQTSDRYTVNRETLTFRGATESDQDSPRSTLTVTPKTIFTGETVNLTCVIESDHSNWRYEWYKDSVMLQTSDGYTVNRDTLTIRGATESDQGQYWCRGQRDERPQSSQDSNRINLSVNDSPTSTLTVTPNYPVFTGETVNLTCVIESHSDWRYEWYKDSVMLQTSDRYTVNRDTLTIRGATESDQGQYWCRGQIRSVSSQSSSTVSLSVKALPRSTLTVTPDSPVFTGETVNLTCVIESDHSDWRYEWFKDSVMLQTSDGYTVNRDTLTIRGATESDQGQYWCRGQRDERPQSSQSSSAVSLSVKVELNFIVLINSLYYIFDNLFRQDICAESTNS; from the exons ATGCGAATGAGCCCCAGCCCTCAATGGCGACTAGTGCGCTCGCTGGTGCCTTACAGCTGTCGTCCCGGAAAATCGGACCTGGGCACGGGTGCACATCTCCGGACAGCAACAG attCTCCCAGATCTACACTGACTGTGACACCAAAGACTATATTCACTGGAGAGACAGTCAATCTGACGTGTGTTATAGAGTCTGATCACAGTAACTGGAGATATGAGTGGTTTAAAGACAGTGTAATGTTACAGACGTCTGATCGTTACACTGTAAACAGAGAGACACTCACTTTCAGAGGAGCTACTGAGTCTGATCAGG attCACCCAGATCTACACTGACTGTGACACCAAAGACTATATTCACTGGAGAGACAgtcaatctgacctgtgttaTAGAGTCTGATCACAGTAACTGGAGATATGAGTGGTATAAAGACAGTGTAATGTTACAGACGTCTGATGGTTACACTGTAAACAGAGACACTCTCACTATCAGAGGAGCTACTGAGTCTGATCAGGGTCAGTACTGGTGTAGAGGACAGAGAGATGAAAGACCACAATCATCACAGGACAGTAACCGAATTAATCTGTCTGTTAATG ATTCACCCACATCTACACTGACTGTGACACCAAACTATCCTGTATTCACCGGAGAGACAgtcaatctgacctgtgttaTAGAGTCTCACAGTGACTGGAGATATGAGTGGTATAAAGACAGTGTAATGTTACAGACGTCTGATCGTTACACTGTAAACAGAGACACTCTCACTATCAGAGGAGCTACTGAGTCTGATCAGGGTCAGTACTGGTGTAGAGGACAGATAAGATCAGTCTCATCACAATCAAGCTCtactgtttctctctctgtgaaGG CTTTACCCAGATCTACACTGACTGTGACACCAGACAGTCCTGTATTCACTGGAGAGACAgtcaatctgacctgtgttaTAGAGTCTGATCACAGTGACTGGAGATATGAGTGGTTTAAAGACAGTGTAATGTTACAGACGTCTGATGGTTACACTGTAAACAGAGACACTCTCACTATCAGAGGAGCTACTGAGTCTGATCAGGGTCAGTACTGGTGTAGAGGACAGAGAGATGAAAGACCACAATCATCACAATCAAGCTCagctgtttctctctctgtgaaAGTTGAGTTGAATTTCATTGTCCTCATAAACTCTCTGTATTACATATTTGATAATTTATTCAGACAAGACATTTGTGCTGAATCTACAAACTCCTGA